Proteins found in one Magnolia sinica isolate HGM2019 chromosome 5, MsV1, whole genome shotgun sequence genomic segment:
- the LOC131245943 gene encoding protein ENHANCED DISEASE RESISTANCE 2-like isoform X1, which translates to MGISQKDGKMEGWLYLIRSNRIGLQYSQKRYFVLEENSLDCFRSAPASKNEDPIRSAVIDSCIRVTDNGRESINRKVFFIFTLYNASNHDDRLKLGARSSEEAARWIRSFNEASSKECSNQGENIMGCSKRKWQSFRLSHSKQSGRMDSVDMLDWTLCSSSHAYPTTSDVVAPSPWTIFGCQNGLRLFKEAKDGDFHGKHWDDHPSTMAVGVVDAASEDVFQAVMSLGPSRSEWDFCFHRGSVVEHLDGHTDIIHKQLNSDWLPWGMKRRDLLLRRYWRREDDGTYVILYHSVFHKKCPPQSGYVRACLKSGGYVISPVNQGKQSVVKHMLAIDWKFWKSYLFTSSARSITIRMLGRVAALRELFRAKLGNCPCSDFSSGELMKEIGLPQSEKENIKVEVQSSAENGMSEDLTEREEEKSPTKPSSLGGSFLQLSDAADEFFDVPEQAEYDEPETSWSEVQDTRQSKRSTASVFVKKLHDLAVQKRGYMDLQEAAREDSMLCSYGSTLPKDPGCTLACSWTISDPSTFLIRGDNYLEDHQKIKAKGTLMQMVAADWLKSDKREDDLGGRPESIVQKYAAQGGNEFFFIINIQVPGSTTYNLALYYMMNSPVESVPLLDSFVKGDDAFRNSRFKLIPYISKGSWIVKQSVGKKACLVGQALEMNYFRGKNYLELGIDIGSSTVARGVVSLVLGYLNNLVIEMAFLIQANTTEELPEFLLGTCRLNHLDATKAVLVKQ; encoded by the exons ATGGGTATTTCACAAAAGGATGGGAAAATGGAAGGGTGGTTGTATCTCATCCGATCCAATCGGATTGGACTGCAGTACTCGCAGAAGCGGTATTTCGTCCTTGAAGAGAACTCCCTCGATTGCTTCAGATCAGCGCCAGCATCAAAGAATGAG GATCCTATAAGAAGTGCAGTAATAGATTCTTGCATACGTGTCACAGACAATGGGAGAGAGAGCATTAACAGGAAG GTATTCTTCATTTTTACACTATATAATGCTTCTAATCACGATGACCGACTTAAG TTGGGGGCTAGGAGTTCGGAAGAAGCAGCCAGATGGATCCGTTCCTTTAATGAAGCTTCATCAAAG GAATGTTCAAACCAAGGAGAGAACATTATGGGTTGTTCCAAAAGGAAGTGGCAGTCATTTAG GTTGAGCCATAGCAAGCAATCTGGTCGTATGGACTCTGTAG ATATGCTAGACTGGACTCTTTGCTCATCTTCCCATGCCTATCCAACAACTTCTGATGTGGTTGCACCTTCTCCTTGGACAATATTCGGTTGTCAAAATG GCTTAAGGCTATTTAAAGAGGCAAAAGATGGGGATTTCCACGGCAAG CACTGGGATGACCATCCATCAACAATGGCCGTAGGCGTGGTTGATGCAGCTTCGGAGGACGTCTTCCAGGCAGTTATGTCTCTTGGTCCGTCGAGATCAGA ATGGGACTTCTGTTTTCATCGGGGAAGTGTGGTTGAGCACCTAGATGGTCATACTGATATTATTCATAAGCAGCTAAATAGTGATTGGTTACCTTG GGGAATGAAAAGAAGAGATTTACTCTTGCGACGCTATTGGAGAAGGGAAGATGACGGAACATATG TTATTCTATACCATTCTGTGTTTCACAAAAAATGTCCACCTCAGAGTGGCTATGTCCGGGCTTGCCTTAAAA GTGGCGGATACGTAATATCACCCGTGAACCAAGGAAAACAATCAGTTGTTAAACACATGCTTGCGATCGACTGGAAATTTTGGAAGTCTTATCTATTTACTTCATCTGCAAGATCTATTACAATTCGAATGCTAGGGAGAGTCGCAG CGTTGAGAGAATTGTTCAGGGCCAAACTAGGAAACTGCCCATGCTCCGATTTCTCATCGGGTGAATTGATGAAAGAGATTGGGTTGCCACAAAGTGAAAAAGAGAACATCAAAGTTGAAGTTCAATCATCAGCAGAAAATGGGATGAGTGAGGATTTAACAGAAAGAGAGGAGGAAAAATCACCGACCAAACCTTCTAGTCTGGGAGGATCATTCCTTCAACTCAGTGATGCGGCTGACGAGTTTTTTGATGTTCCAGAACAAGCAGAGTACGACGAACCAGAGACTTCGTGGTCTGAG GTGCAGGATACACGACAATCCAAACGATCAACAGCTTCTGTTTTTGTGAAGAAATTGCATGACCTAGCAG TTCAAAAGAGGGGTTACATGGATTTACAAGAGGCAGCTAGGGAAGACAGCATGTTATGCAGCTACGGATCCACCCTTCCAAAGGACCCAGGTTGTACGTTAGCTTGCAGTTGGACTATCTCAGATCCGTCCACGTTTCTTATTCGAGGAGATAATTATCTAGAAGACCATCAGAAG ATCAAAGCAAAAGGTACCTTGATGCAAATGGTTGCTGCTGATTGGCTAAAATCTGATAAGCGGGAAGATGATCTTGGTGGCCGTCCTGAGAGCATTGTTCAG AAATATGCTGCGCAGGGTGGTAATGAATTTTTCTTCATCATTAACATACAA GTCCCAGGTTCAACTACATATAATCTTGCGCTATACTATATGATGAATTCCCCCGTTGAAAGTGTTCCTCTACTGGATAGTTTTGTCAAAGGAGATGATGCATTTCGAAATTCAAGGTTCAAGCTCATACCATACATTTCTAAG GGATCTTGGATCGTAAAGCAGAGTGTAGGAAAGAAAGCATGCCTGGTGGGTCAAGCACTGGAAATGAATTACTTCCGCGGAAAGAACTACTTGGAG CTCGGGATTGACATCGGCTCATCAACAGTGGCAAGGGGTGTGGTCAGTCTCGTCCTTGGTTACCTAAATAATCTGGTGATAGAAATGGCATTTCTAATACAG GCTAACACTACAGAGGAGCTCCCCGAATTCCTACTCGGGACTTGCCGTTTAAACCATTTGGATGCCACCAAAGCAGTTTTAGTGAAGCAATGA
- the LOC131245943 gene encoding protein ENHANCED DISEASE RESISTANCE 2-like isoform X2, giving the protein MGISQKDGKMEGWLYLIRSNRIGLQYSQKRYFVLEENSLDCFRSAPASKNEDPIRSAVIDSCIRVTDNGRESINRKVFFIFTLYNASNHDDRLKECSNQGENIMGCSKRKWQSFRLSHSKQSGRMDSVDMLDWTLCSSSHAYPTTSDVVAPSPWTIFGCQNGLRLFKEAKDGDFHGKHWDDHPSTMAVGVVDAASEDVFQAVMSLGPSRSEWDFCFHRGSVVEHLDGHTDIIHKQLNSDWLPWGMKRRDLLLRRYWRREDDGTYVILYHSVFHKKCPPQSGYVRACLKSGGYVISPVNQGKQSVVKHMLAIDWKFWKSYLFTSSARSITIRMLGRVAALRELFRAKLGNCPCSDFSSGELMKEIGLPQSEKENIKVEVQSSAENGMSEDLTEREEEKSPTKPSSLGGSFLQLSDAADEFFDVPEQAEYDEPETSWSEVQDTRQSKRSTASVFVKKLHDLAVQKRGYMDLQEAAREDSMLCSYGSTLPKDPGCTLACSWTISDPSTFLIRGDNYLEDHQKIKAKGTLMQMVAADWLKSDKREDDLGGRPESIVQKYAAQGGNEFFFIINIQVPGSTTYNLALYYMMNSPVESVPLLDSFVKGDDAFRNSRFKLIPYISKGSWIVKQSVGKKACLVGQALEMNYFRGKNYLELGIDIGSSTVARGVVSLVLGYLNNLVIEMAFLIQANTTEELPEFLLGTCRLNHLDATKAVLVKQ; this is encoded by the exons ATGGGTATTTCACAAAAGGATGGGAAAATGGAAGGGTGGTTGTATCTCATCCGATCCAATCGGATTGGACTGCAGTACTCGCAGAAGCGGTATTTCGTCCTTGAAGAGAACTCCCTCGATTGCTTCAGATCAGCGCCAGCATCAAAGAATGAG GATCCTATAAGAAGTGCAGTAATAGATTCTTGCATACGTGTCACAGACAATGGGAGAGAGAGCATTAACAGGAAG GTATTCTTCATTTTTACACTATATAATGCTTCTAATCACGATGACCGACTTAAG GAATGTTCAAACCAAGGAGAGAACATTATGGGTTGTTCCAAAAGGAAGTGGCAGTCATTTAG GTTGAGCCATAGCAAGCAATCTGGTCGTATGGACTCTGTAG ATATGCTAGACTGGACTCTTTGCTCATCTTCCCATGCCTATCCAACAACTTCTGATGTGGTTGCACCTTCTCCTTGGACAATATTCGGTTGTCAAAATG GCTTAAGGCTATTTAAAGAGGCAAAAGATGGGGATTTCCACGGCAAG CACTGGGATGACCATCCATCAACAATGGCCGTAGGCGTGGTTGATGCAGCTTCGGAGGACGTCTTCCAGGCAGTTATGTCTCTTGGTCCGTCGAGATCAGA ATGGGACTTCTGTTTTCATCGGGGAAGTGTGGTTGAGCACCTAGATGGTCATACTGATATTATTCATAAGCAGCTAAATAGTGATTGGTTACCTTG GGGAATGAAAAGAAGAGATTTACTCTTGCGACGCTATTGGAGAAGGGAAGATGACGGAACATATG TTATTCTATACCATTCTGTGTTTCACAAAAAATGTCCACCTCAGAGTGGCTATGTCCGGGCTTGCCTTAAAA GTGGCGGATACGTAATATCACCCGTGAACCAAGGAAAACAATCAGTTGTTAAACACATGCTTGCGATCGACTGGAAATTTTGGAAGTCTTATCTATTTACTTCATCTGCAAGATCTATTACAATTCGAATGCTAGGGAGAGTCGCAG CGTTGAGAGAATTGTTCAGGGCCAAACTAGGAAACTGCCCATGCTCCGATTTCTCATCGGGTGAATTGATGAAAGAGATTGGGTTGCCACAAAGTGAAAAAGAGAACATCAAAGTTGAAGTTCAATCATCAGCAGAAAATGGGATGAGTGAGGATTTAACAGAAAGAGAGGAGGAAAAATCACCGACCAAACCTTCTAGTCTGGGAGGATCATTCCTTCAACTCAGTGATGCGGCTGACGAGTTTTTTGATGTTCCAGAACAAGCAGAGTACGACGAACCAGAGACTTCGTGGTCTGAG GTGCAGGATACACGACAATCCAAACGATCAACAGCTTCTGTTTTTGTGAAGAAATTGCATGACCTAGCAG TTCAAAAGAGGGGTTACATGGATTTACAAGAGGCAGCTAGGGAAGACAGCATGTTATGCAGCTACGGATCCACCCTTCCAAAGGACCCAGGTTGTACGTTAGCTTGCAGTTGGACTATCTCAGATCCGTCCACGTTTCTTATTCGAGGAGATAATTATCTAGAAGACCATCAGAAG ATCAAAGCAAAAGGTACCTTGATGCAAATGGTTGCTGCTGATTGGCTAAAATCTGATAAGCGGGAAGATGATCTTGGTGGCCGTCCTGAGAGCATTGTTCAG AAATATGCTGCGCAGGGTGGTAATGAATTTTTCTTCATCATTAACATACAA GTCCCAGGTTCAACTACATATAATCTTGCGCTATACTATATGATGAATTCCCCCGTTGAAAGTGTTCCTCTACTGGATAGTTTTGTCAAAGGAGATGATGCATTTCGAAATTCAAGGTTCAAGCTCATACCATACATTTCTAAG GGATCTTGGATCGTAAAGCAGAGTGTAGGAAAGAAAGCATGCCTGGTGGGTCAAGCACTGGAAATGAATTACTTCCGCGGAAAGAACTACTTGGAG CTCGGGATTGACATCGGCTCATCAACAGTGGCAAGGGGTGTGGTCAGTCTCGTCCTTGGTTACCTAAATAATCTGGTGATAGAAATGGCATTTCTAATACAG GCTAACACTACAGAGGAGCTCCCCGAATTCCTACTCGGGACTTGCCGTTTAAACCATTTGGATGCCACCAAAGCAGTTTTAGTGAAGCAATGA